In the genome of Vidua macroura isolate BioBank_ID:100142 chromosome 19, ASM2450914v1, whole genome shotgun sequence, one region contains:
- the CHMP6 gene encoding charged multivesicular body protein 6: MGNLFGRKRRSRVTEQDRAVLQLKQQRDKLRQYQKRLSLGLERERALARQLLRDGKKEKALLLLKKKRYQEQLLDKTENQISNLERMVQDIEFTQIEMKVIEGLKIGNECLNKMHQVMSIEEVERIIGETQDAVEYQRQIDELLAGSLTEEDEDAILEELNAITQEQLELPEVPSEPLPEKIPEVSPIKSRPKPELVAAS; this comes from the exons ATGGGGAACCTGTTCGGGCGGAAACGGCGGAGCCGCGTCACGGAGCAGGACCGGGCCGTGCTG CAACTGAAGCAGCAGCGGGACAAGCTGCGGCAGTACCAGAAGCggctgagcctggggctggagCGGGAGCGGGCGCTGGCCCGGCAGCTGCTGCGGGACGGCAAGAAAGA gaaagccctgctcctgctgaagAAGAAACGgtaccaggagcagctgctggataaAACAGAGAACCAGATCAGCAACCTGGAGCGGATG GTCCAGGACATTGAATTCACCCAGATTGAAATGAAGGTCATCGAGGGCCTGAAAATAGGCAACGAGTGTCTGAACAAAATGCACCAG GTTATGTCCATAGAGGAAGTGGAAAGGATAATAGGAGAAACCCAGGATGCTGTGGAGTACCAGAGG CAAATAGACGAGCTCCTGGCTGGCAGCCTGACTGAGGAGGATGAAGATGCCATTCTAGAAGAATTAAATGCTATTACTCAG GAACAGTTGGAGCTTCCAGAAGTTCCTTCGGAGCCGCTCCCGGAGAAGATCCCAG AAGTGTCACCCATCAAGAGCAGGCCAAagccagagctggtggcagcatCTTAA